The following are from one region of the Georgenia sp. M64 genome:
- a CDS encoding MFS transporter, with protein MSFSTSSSRPAQVSAAHSWAVLVCLSVLQFLIAVDVTVVNVALPSIGNDLGVDPRGLTWVVVGYTIAGGGLLMLGGRLGDVFGRRRLLLTGTAIFGAASLMAGLADSFALLVIARLLQGAGEALALPAAMATIVLLFPEGKARSRALSVWAAVASCGLVLGFVLSGIITEHLGWRWIFLIAVPFILFVLLATVVLLPRDQKQERAPLDFLGSILLTSAPLLFAFGVVEAGENTGNLPWLAIAALVGASVAAGLFVTVERRAANPLVPLTFFHNRTRVRANLATALLSAALSTSFLLFTFYLQDEVGLSPLEAGLLLLPLAVALIAAVTIVPRLLGRWGARSCIVVGLSSAGVGMIVIAVAAQLEAPAWLLTPAMLFIAAGMGFGLVGLQYAAVTEVTEEDAGVASGVQRASDQLGGSAGVTVYVGLGFTSIAHGLSPYVLSSGLAIVGLCIAGGIAARIALPNVEVTNTDSMGSS; from the coding sequence ATGTCTTTCAGCACCTCATCGTCGCGGCCAGCGCAAGTTTCGGCCGCACATTCCTGGGCAGTCCTCGTGTGCCTGTCTGTCCTGCAATTCCTCATCGCCGTAGATGTCACCGTGGTCAACGTAGCGCTGCCATCCATTGGCAACGATCTGGGCGTTGACCCGCGCGGCCTGACATGGGTGGTCGTCGGCTACACCATCGCAGGCGGTGGCTTGCTCATGCTCGGTGGCCGCCTGGGGGACGTCTTTGGCCGCCGCCGCCTCCTTCTCACCGGTACCGCGATCTTCGGAGCAGCCTCTCTGATGGCAGGGCTCGCAGATTCCTTCGCGCTACTCGTGATCGCCAGGTTGCTCCAGGGAGCAGGTGAAGCACTCGCCCTGCCTGCTGCGATGGCAACGATCGTGCTCTTGTTCCCCGAAGGGAAGGCTCGCAGCCGTGCGCTGAGCGTCTGGGCGGCAGTGGCGAGCTGCGGTCTCGTACTGGGATTCGTGCTCTCGGGAATCATCACCGAACACCTGGGGTGGCGATGGATCTTCCTCATCGCGGTTCCATTCATTCTGTTCGTACTGCTCGCCACGGTCGTCCTCCTGCCACGCGACCAGAAACAAGAGCGCGCCCCGTTGGATTTCCTTGGATCGATCCTGCTGACGAGCGCACCCCTGCTGTTCGCATTCGGGGTGGTCGAAGCCGGAGAGAACACCGGGAATCTGCCATGGCTAGCAATCGCCGCCCTGGTAGGAGCGAGTGTCGCCGCAGGCCTGTTCGTCACAGTGGAACGCCGAGCCGCGAATCCTCTGGTTCCTCTGACCTTCTTCCATAACCGAACACGGGTGCGAGCAAATCTTGCGACTGCACTACTGAGCGCGGCGCTTTCGACATCATTCCTGCTGTTCACGTTCTACCTACAGGATGAAGTCGGTCTTTCCCCACTGGAAGCCGGTCTGCTACTCCTGCCCCTTGCCGTGGCACTCATCGCCGCCGTGACCATCGTGCCCCGCCTCTTGGGGCGCTGGGGAGCGCGTTCTTGCATCGTTGTCGGGCTAAGTTCCGCAGGAGTAGGCATGATCGTGATCGCTGTAGCTGCGCAGTTGGAAGCCCCCGCATGGCTGCTGACCCCCGCGATGCTGTTTATCGCCGCAGGCATGGGATTCGGGCTCGTTGGACTGCAGTATGCGGCGGTGACCGAGGTCACAGAAGAGGATGCGGGAGTCGCGTCCGGGGTCCAGCGGGCCTCGGACCAGCTCGGCGGGTCCGCGGGGGTCACCGTCTACGTCGGCTTGGGTTTTACGTCGATCGCCCACGGGCTATCGCCCTACGTACTCAGCAGCGGACTCGCAATTGTTGGTCTCTGTATTGCAGGCGGCATTGCCGCGCGAATTGCCCTCCCCAACGTCGAAGTCACGAACACTGACTCGATGGGCAGTTCGTAG
- the mobF gene encoding MobF family relaxase, with protein sequence MRVMSAGDGYKYLLRTVATGDGDRVLATPLTRYYTEEGTPPGRWLGSAVTSLGGGTITVGDEVSEQQLQRLIGQGRDPVTDKALGSPYRKYPTVAERIEHRTNRLDAGLPVTERAEAVAAIAAEESARGARKAVAGFDFTFSIPKSASVLWAVSDAGTQSLIADAHHAAVAEMVAFIEREVAATRVGAAGRNGAVAQADVSGVIATAFDHYDSRAGDPHLHTHVVISNKVQTVHDGKWRSLDGRPLHAATVALSELHEAVFADHLTRAFGVEWEARDMGRDRNPAWAMTTVPERLVAEFSSRSRQIDEEKNRLIAEYVARHGRQPSLATVIKLRAQATVATRPEKQVRSLADLTNEWRERASHVLGEDATRWARTATANDALMLLRADDVPLDVIALLGRSVVEAVGEKRSTWRRWNLTAEAARQTMPYRFATTQDREAVVGMVVDAAERASIQLTPPELASSPAVFRRADGSSRFRPVASTVYSSPDILAAEDRLLARARTMTAPTVPVEVIEKTTRRPDRDGRLLAGDLTGIAISGRAVDVLVGPAGAGKTTAMRALRTAWEREHGRGSVVGLAPSAVAAQVLSDDLGIRAENTAKWWQDHQNTGALFRKGQLVIMDEASLAGTLSLDRITAHAVEVGAKVLLVGDWAQLQSVTAGGAFSLLVHDRNDAPELLDIHRFINDWEKTASLDLRHGHTEAIDAYAAHGRITGGDTGAMIDAAYTAWRADALAGVSTVLIADSTESVHALNQSARADLILDGTVNARREVALHGDARAGVGDTIITRKNDRRLHTPRGWVRNGDRWTVTDVRDDGSLTVRRANNRGTVILPADYVSDHVDLGYAVTAHRAQGITTDTSHVLADPSTTRENLYVAMTRGRHANLVYVATDRPDDSHTTPHPADDLDATARSVLHGVLQHVGAELSAHETITAEHEQWGSVSQLAAEYETIAQAAQHDRFAILIRQSGLTPDEAEDAIRSEAFGALSAEMRRAEANHHNIDALVPRLVAARGFGDADDIASVLHHRLARATARPAGSGRTRKAPQLIAGLIPEATGEMSAEMQSALSERHDLIEQRADAILDHAVSENQDWAVALGKRPAEPRTAAMWRRQARTVAAYRDRYGITAKTPLGPAPDSDAQKIDAARAAAALARLRDIAAQRPEPDTRRSQGRDRSGLVR encoded by the coding sequence ATGCGGGTGATGTCTGCTGGTGACGGCTACAAGTACCTGCTGCGCACCGTCGCCACCGGTGACGGCGACCGGGTGCTCGCCACGCCATTGACCCGCTACTACACGGAAGAAGGAACGCCGCCGGGGCGATGGCTCGGGTCGGCCGTTACCTCGCTCGGCGGCGGAACAATCACTGTCGGTGATGAGGTCTCCGAGCAGCAGCTTCAACGCCTGATCGGGCAGGGCCGAGACCCGGTGACCGATAAGGCGCTCGGCAGTCCGTATCGGAAGTATCCAACCGTGGCTGAGCGGATCGAACACCGCACCAACAGGCTCGACGCCGGCCTCCCGGTGACGGAGCGTGCCGAGGCAGTCGCCGCAATCGCGGCTGAGGAGAGTGCGCGTGGCGCGCGGAAGGCGGTTGCGGGGTTCGATTTCACGTTCTCGATTCCGAAGTCTGCCTCGGTGCTGTGGGCGGTGTCGGACGCGGGGACGCAATCGTTGATTGCGGATGCGCATCATGCGGCGGTTGCGGAGATGGTTGCGTTCATCGAGCGAGAGGTTGCAGCGACGCGCGTCGGCGCGGCAGGACGCAACGGGGCGGTTGCACAGGCTGACGTGTCTGGGGTGATCGCGACCGCGTTCGATCATTACGACTCACGGGCGGGTGATCCGCATCTGCACACGCATGTGGTGATCTCGAACAAGGTGCAGACCGTGCACGACGGCAAATGGCGCTCCCTCGACGGTCGCCCCCTGCACGCCGCGACCGTCGCCCTCTCTGAACTCCATGAAGCCGTGTTCGCCGATCACCTCACCCGTGCGTTCGGCGTCGAGTGGGAGGCGCGAGACATGGGGCGTGACCGCAACCCTGCCTGGGCGATGACGACGGTTCCTGAGCGACTGGTGGCGGAGTTCTCATCGAGGTCTAGGCAGATTGACGAGGAGAAGAATCGTCTTATCGCTGAGTACGTTGCCCGTCATGGCAGGCAGCCGTCGCTTGCGACCGTCATCAAGTTGCGTGCGCAGGCGACGGTGGCGACCCGCCCGGAGAAGCAGGTCCGTTCCCTCGCAGACCTCACTAACGAGTGGCGGGAGCGTGCGTCGCACGTTCTCGGTGAAGACGCCACCCGCTGGGCCCGCACCGCCACCGCCAACGACGCCCTCATGCTGTTGCGCGCGGACGATGTGCCGTTGGACGTGATCGCCTTACTGGGGCGCAGCGTGGTGGAGGCGGTTGGTGAGAAGCGGTCGACCTGGCGGCGCTGGAACCTCACCGCCGAAGCCGCACGACAGACCATGCCGTACCGGTTCGCCACCACGCAGGATCGTGAAGCTGTCGTCGGGATGGTGGTCGATGCCGCCGAGCGCGCTTCGATCCAGCTCACCCCGCCCGAGCTTGCGTCCAGCCCTGCCGTGTTCCGTCGGGCTGACGGCAGCAGCAGATTCCGACCAGTCGCATCGACCGTCTACTCATCGCCGGACATCCTGGCGGCGGAAGACCGGCTCCTCGCGCGCGCCCGCACCATGACCGCACCCACCGTGCCCGTCGAGGTGATCGAGAAGACCACCCGGCGCCCAGACCGCGACGGCAGGCTCCTCGCCGGCGACCTCACCGGCATTGCGATCTCAGGTCGAGCAGTGGACGTCTTGGTCGGCCCGGCCGGGGCTGGGAAGACCACAGCGATGCGCGCCCTACGCACGGCGTGGGAGCGGGAGCACGGGCGCGGCAGCGTCGTCGGGCTGGCCCCGTCGGCGGTAGCAGCGCAGGTCCTCTCTGATGATCTCGGTATCCGGGCGGAGAACACCGCGAAGTGGTGGCAAGACCACCAGAACACCGGTGCGTTATTCCGTAAGGGGCAGCTCGTGATCATGGATGAAGCCTCCCTCGCCGGCACCCTCTCCCTGGATCGCATCACGGCGCACGCGGTGGAGGTGGGTGCGAAGGTGCTGTTGGTGGGTGACTGGGCGCAACTGCAATCCGTCACCGCCGGCGGCGCGTTCTCACTCCTCGTCCACGACCGCAACGACGCCCCCGAACTGCTCGACATCCACCGGTTCATCAACGACTGGGAGAAGACCGCTTCCCTTGACCTTCGTCACGGCCACACCGAAGCCATCGACGCCTACGCAGCCCACGGTCGCATCACCGGTGGGGACACTGGGGCGATGATTGATGCCGCCTATACCGCCTGGCGCGCCGATGCCCTCGCCGGGGTTTCGACGGTGCTGATCGCGGACTCGACCGAGTCCGTCCATGCTCTGAATCAGAGCGCCCGCGCTGACCTCATTCTCGACGGCACCGTGAACGCTCGCCGTGAAGTCGCCCTCCACGGTGATGCCCGTGCCGGGGTCGGCGACACGATCATCACCAGGAAGAACGACCGCCGACTCCACACCCCACGTGGCTGGGTACGCAACGGGGACCGCTGGACCGTCACCGACGTCCGCGACGACGGATCACTCACCGTCCGCCGCGCGAACAACCGCGGCACCGTGATCCTCCCGGCTGACTACGTCTCCGATCACGTTGATCTGGGATACGCCGTCACAGCCCACCGTGCTCAGGGCATCACGACCGACACCTCTCACGTACTCGCCGACCCATCCACCACGCGCGAGAACCTCTACGTTGCGATGACTCGTGGACGGCATGCGAACCTCGTTTACGTCGCCACCGACCGGCCCGACGACAGCCACACAACACCGCACCCCGCGGACGATTTGGATGCGACCGCGCGGAGCGTGCTCCACGGGGTACTGCAACACGTCGGCGCGGAACTCTCCGCACACGAAACGATCACCGCAGAACACGAGCAGTGGGGCTCCGTGTCGCAGCTCGCCGCCGAATACGAGACGATCGCGCAAGCCGCCCAACACGACCGCTTCGCCATCCTCATCCGCCAATCTGGCCTCACCCCGGACGAAGCAGAAGACGCGATCCGCTCCGAAGCATTCGGGGCACTCTCAGCCGAGATGCGTCGAGCGGAAGCGAACCACCACAACATCGACGCTCTCGTGCCGCGCCTGGTGGCCGCTCGCGGGTTTGGCGACGCCGACGACATTGCCTCGGTGCTTCACCATCGCCTGGCACGAGCAACCGCACGACCGGCAGGTTCCGGGCGCACCCGTAAGGCGCCCCAGCTGATCGCGGGTTTGATCCCCGAAGCCACTGGTGAGATGAGCGCCGAGATGCAGAGCGCCCTTTCTGAGCGTCACGATCTCATCGAGCAACGAGCTGACGCGATCCTCGACCACGCCGTCAGCGAGAACCAAGACTGGGCGGTCGCACTCGGAAAGCGGCCCGCCGAGCCTAGAACAGCGGCAATGTGGCGCCGCCAAGCGCGCACGGTCGCGGCATATCGTGACCGCTACGGGATCACCGCGAAGACGCCACTCGGCCCAGCGCCGGATAGTGACGCGCAGAAGATCGATGCCGCACGAGCAGCAGCGGCACTGGCGAGACTTCGCGACATCGCTGCCCAGCGGCCGGAGCCGGACACACGCCGGTCGCAGGGACGCGACCGATCCGGCCTCGTGCGCTGA
- a CDS encoding sulfate permease, producing the protein MIRQLWDLSIYARAFLRRYMPTNILLNTIRTRRGLKWGVPAMLLAAPYLLAASICTNLIDNGAPGWLYLVVLLCVWNALKFLWIGPVSLIHLVLIRTRERRTRLASWSA; encoded by the coding sequence ATGATCCGCCAACTCTGGGACCTCAGCATCTACGCCCGCGCATTTCTGCGCCGCTACATGCCCACCAACATCCTCCTCAACACCATCCGAACCCGCCGAGGACTCAAATGGGGCGTACCCGCGATGCTCCTCGCCGCGCCGTACCTCCTCGCCGCGAGCATCTGCACGAACCTCATCGACAACGGCGCACCTGGATGGCTGTACCTGGTCGTTCTGCTGTGCGTATGGAACGCGTTGAAATTCCTGTGGATCGGGCCCGTCAGCCTCATTCATCTCGTGCTCATCCGAACTCGTGAGCGGCGCACGCGCTTGGCCAGCTGGAGCGCATAA
- a CDS encoding cyclic GMP-AMP synthase DncV-like nucleotidyltransferase: MTARIREFNHFLRDHVNLNQARLDTLHSRVSSLDTALEESTILEDKLEGSLIPQGSFAHRTIIKPLSGNDFDADVLLPMAEQDEWEPKKYTLELKKALDAVPRYAEKTVLGKRCVTIDFANDFHIDVVPFIERADGLTYITHRTRNEFIRQDPTAFTDWFNQQNGTTNGHLVRVIRLVKWLRDRSSIDCPSVVLAALLAERVKSFAGIDNYGNIATTFTALVEDLRDYLELHSVPPWVDDRIGQNLADRLTQTGFDNLKSQLKRWARLAREAIDAAASESVDKWKKLFGDSFGASSATSTLALSASAAPKTPTYEHQMAPGELTITERFGYPERRSAADTFRIVGRMSPTKKGRGRYRPLSANGNLVPIGRSLQFEIEGCTVQEPYDVYWKVRNAGPEAASRKAFRGEILKRGNQIQETSDFPGAHWVQAWIVKDGIAVATATQDVIIMSR, encoded by the coding sequence ATGACCGCACGCATCAGGGAGTTCAACCACTTCCTCCGCGACCACGTCAACCTGAACCAGGCGCGGCTCGACACGCTGCATTCACGGGTCTCGTCTCTCGATACCGCGCTCGAAGAGAGCACCATCCTCGAGGACAAGCTCGAAGGCAGTCTTATCCCGCAGGGATCCTTCGCACATAGAACCATCATCAAGCCGTTGTCCGGTAACGACTTCGACGCGGACGTGTTGCTTCCGATGGCTGAGCAGGACGAGTGGGAACCGAAGAAGTACACTCTCGAGCTGAAGAAGGCGCTTGACGCGGTGCCCCGCTACGCCGAAAAGACGGTGCTCGGGAAGCGGTGCGTGACTATCGACTTCGCCAACGACTTCCACATCGATGTCGTACCGTTCATCGAACGCGCCGACGGCCTGACTTACATCACCCATCGCACCCGTAACGAGTTCATTCGACAGGACCCGACCGCCTTCACGGACTGGTTCAACCAACAGAACGGCACCACTAACGGCCATCTCGTTCGCGTCATCCGACTCGTCAAGTGGCTGCGCGATCGCAGTTCCATCGACTGCCCTTCCGTTGTGCTGGCCGCGTTGCTCGCCGAACGAGTGAAGAGCTTCGCCGGCATAGACAACTATGGAAACATCGCAACAACCTTCACCGCACTGGTCGAAGACCTCCGCGACTACCTCGAACTGCACTCGGTGCCACCGTGGGTGGATGACCGCATCGGTCAGAACCTCGCGGACCGTCTCACCCAAACAGGATTCGACAACCTCAAGAGCCAACTGAAGCGCTGGGCGCGGCTGGCCCGCGAAGCGATCGACGCCGCGGCTTCTGAGAGCGTCGACAAGTGGAAGAAGCTGTTCGGCGACTCGTTCGGCGCGAGCAGCGCCACCTCCACACTGGCGCTCTCCGCATCCGCCGCGCCGAAGACACCGACTTATGAACACCAAATGGCCCCCGGAGAGCTCACCATCACGGAACGATTCGGTTACCCCGAGCGTCGGTCAGCCGCCGACACCTTCCGCATCGTCGGCCGGATGTCACCAACTAAGAAGGGTCGCGGGCGTTACCGCCCGCTCAGCGCGAACGGCAATCTGGTCCCAATCGGGCGCTCCCTCCAATTCGAAATCGAGGGCTGCACTGTGCAGGAACCGTACGACGTGTACTGGAAGGTCCGGAACGCTGGGCCCGAAGCGGCAAGCCGGAAAGCATTCCGAGGAGAGATCTTGAAGCGCGGAAACCAGATCCAGGAGACAAGCGATTTCCCTGGCGCACACTGGGTTCAGGCATGGATTGTGAAGGACGGCATAGCCGTGGCAACCGCAACGCAGGACGTTATCATCATGTCCCGCTAG
- a CDS encoding SAVED domain-containing protein, translated as MSEVTTRDTEVQRKDVPDSTRIRIWAKAAGRCVLCATYLLDGADSFWHAIPVGQIAHIVGAGSGKNAPRGESDLDANARAFEENLLLLCYSCHKRIDDKVYRDKYTVEFLTQKKQLHERRVREVTDFAILRPTSVVTVSADIRGTAAPISLSQVAEALRPEGYTGMGDDTRNGAFTLHLPGDSNDGWAWDAHRTELDRLTARVAEAVTAGDIETISVFALAPIPSLVYLGSKLDDKTETRLFRRKRVDDVTAWTWDDGIQTPKFNVTLISSPTPANEATVIVELTSPVKESRLPSGLVSLPRIVISPIGQMPHPELISTRAALEEFGRAWREALAQIENDLPGIRTLHLIASVPAPAAIAIGRYRMRTAQPTMVVYQLTVEGYEAAMEVTE; from the coding sequence GTGAGTGAGGTCACCACACGCGACACAGAGGTTCAGCGTAAGGACGTGCCAGACAGCACGAGGATTCGAATATGGGCGAAGGCCGCCGGGCGGTGCGTGCTCTGCGCTACCTATCTCCTCGACGGAGCCGACTCATTCTGGCACGCCATCCCGGTGGGACAGATCGCGCACATCGTCGGCGCCGGCTCAGGCAAGAACGCGCCACGCGGCGAATCGGACCTGGACGCGAACGCCCGGGCCTTCGAAGAGAATCTTCTGTTGCTCTGCTATTCGTGTCACAAGCGCATCGACGACAAGGTATATCGCGATAAGTACACAGTGGAGTTTCTGACCCAGAAGAAGCAGTTGCACGAGCGCCGCGTCCGCGAGGTTACCGACTTTGCAATCCTGCGACCCACTTCAGTGGTGACCGTGAGCGCCGACATTCGCGGGACAGCCGCCCCGATCTCGCTCTCACAGGTCGCTGAGGCGCTACGACCCGAGGGTTACACAGGCATGGGTGACGACACCCGCAACGGTGCGTTCACACTCCACCTCCCCGGCGACTCGAATGACGGATGGGCCTGGGACGCGCATCGGACAGAACTCGATCGCCTCACAGCTCGAGTCGCTGAAGCTGTCACAGCCGGCGACATAGAGACCATCAGCGTCTTCGCCCTCGCTCCTATCCCTTCGCTGGTCTACCTGGGATCAAAGCTTGACGACAAGACCGAGACCCGGCTATTCAGACGAAAGCGCGTCGACGACGTGACCGCGTGGACATGGGATGACGGCATCCAGACGCCGAAGTTCAACGTCACCCTCATCTCATCGCCCACTCCCGCGAACGAAGCAACAGTCATCGTCGAGCTGACCTCGCCTGTAAAGGAATCCCGCCTTCCCTCGGGTCTGGTATCCCTCCCACGCATCGTTATCTCGCCCATAGGGCAAATGCCTCACCCCGAGCTCATCAGCACCCGCGCAGCGTTGGAGGAGTTCGGACGTGCGTGGCGCGAGGCGCTTGCACAGATCGAGAACGACCTCCCCGGCATCCGTACGCTGCACCTGATCGCATCAGTGCCGGCTCCCGCTGCCATCGCCATAGGTCGCTACCGTATGCGTACCGCTCAGCCGACGATGGTCGTGTATCAGCTCACCGTCGAAGGCTACGAGGCTGCTATGGAGGTTACCGAATGA
- a CDS encoding DNA cytosine methyltransferase codes for MGEQLPVVSLFSGAGGLDLAVERADAEPLVGADPGSGLLRVSVATDYNEPALATLKANFDSTATLTGDIRTTPTEQILATAGLRPEEPVLVVGGPPCTPFSKSGFWLEQKRESRDPNASLLDEYVRVVRESRPEAFVLENVQGLTYKTHKAQFERLLKGLGELGYNPQWKVLLAADYGVPQLRRRVFVVGRRDGKKFEFPEPTHSGWSERDRTIDTTKIPHVTAAQAFADLPRLVRASTEEIVDGQYGELAAEVPPGQNYLWHTERYGGRNHFEWRSRYWTFLLRLDPNRPSTTLQAQPGPWVGPFHWENVKTANGDQRVRRLRVNEMLRLMSFPDDFKIDGTRADVQRQLGNAVPLELGKAVVRALMDQLGYLSPSHTAREVIFA; via the coding sequence ATGGGTGAGCAACTGCCGGTGGTCAGTCTGTTCTCCGGCGCTGGTGGTCTCGACCTCGCCGTGGAGCGTGCCGATGCCGAGCCGCTGGTCGGTGCCGATCCAGGCAGTGGCCTGCTGCGGGTGTCGGTCGCTACGGACTACAACGAGCCCGCGCTGGCGACTCTCAAAGCTAACTTTGACTCCACCGCCACGCTGACCGGTGACATCCGCACCACACCGACCGAGCAGATCCTCGCCACGGCGGGCCTGCGGCCCGAGGAGCCGGTGCTCGTGGTTGGCGGCCCGCCATGCACCCCGTTCTCGAAGTCGGGGTTCTGGTTGGAGCAGAAGCGAGAGAGCCGCGACCCCAACGCCTCACTGCTCGACGAGTACGTCCGGGTAGTGCGGGAGTCGCGTCCCGAAGCGTTCGTGCTGGAGAACGTGCAAGGCCTGACCTACAAGACCCACAAGGCGCAGTTCGAGCGTTTGCTCAAGGGTCTGGGCGAGCTGGGTTATAACCCGCAGTGGAAGGTGCTCCTTGCCGCCGACTATGGCGTGCCGCAGCTACGCCGCCGCGTGTTCGTTGTCGGCAGGCGCGACGGGAAGAAGTTCGAGTTCCCCGAGCCCACCCACTCCGGGTGGAGCGAGCGTGACCGCACGATCGATACCACCAAGATCCCGCACGTCACCGCGGCCCAGGCCTTCGCTGATCTGCCCCGTCTTGTGCGGGCCTCGACGGAAGAGATCGTTGACGGGCAGTATGGCGAACTCGCCGCAGAGGTCCCGCCCGGCCAGAACTACCTCTGGCACACCGAGCGTTACGGCGGACGCAACCACTTTGAGTGGCGGAGCCGCTACTGGACCTTCCTGCTCCGGCTCGACCCCAACCGTCCCTCCACCACACTTCAGGCACAGCCCGGCCCCTGGGTCGGTCCCTTCCATTGGGAGAACGTCAAGACCGCCAACGGTGACCAGCGAGTACGGCGCCTCCGCGTCAATGAGATGCTCCGACTGATGTCCTTCCCCGACGACTTCAAGATCGACGGCACCCGAGCAGACGTACAGCGCCAGCTCGGCAACGCCGTACCGCTCGAACTCGGCAAAGCCGTCGTCCGAGCCCTTATGGACCAGCTTGGTTACCTATCCCCATCACACACCGCACGCGAGGTCATCTTCGCCTAA